In Paenibacillus ihbetae, the following are encoded in one genomic region:
- a CDS encoding carbohydrate ABC transporter permease: MDHIKAGATGKEFAFRVVLALLCAVIFLLIAYPLYFIVIASFSDSTLVSTGKVLFFPKNISFFGYQEIFKDMRIWTGYRNTVFYTLFGTLVNMLFTLPAAYVLSRREFRARRILMFFFVVTMFFNGGLIPTYLLMKDLQLTNTIWVFILPFSVNVFYLIIARTFFETSLPKELHEAAVMDGCSHFTFFFKVALPLSKAMVSVIALYYLVGHWNDFFTALIYIRDTKLQPLQIILRDILLSNQVFANGAGTGGDAGGYAQRYADQIKYGVIIVSTLPILVIYPFMQKYFEKGVMIGSIKG; this comes from the coding sequence ATGGATCACATAAAAGCCGGGGCCACCGGTAAAGAATTCGCCTTCAGGGTCGTCCTGGCCCTGCTGTGTGCCGTTATTTTTCTTCTGATCGCCTACCCGCTGTATTTTATCGTTATCGCTTCCTTCAGTGATTCGACGCTGGTATCGACCGGCAAAGTGCTGTTCTTTCCGAAAAACATCAGCTTCTTCGGATATCAGGAAATTTTCAAGGATATGCGGATTTGGACCGGTTACCGGAACACGGTATTTTACACGTTATTCGGGACGCTCGTGAACATGCTGTTCACGCTGCCGGCGGCCTATGTGCTGTCGCGGCGGGAGTTCCGGGCGAGACGGATCCTCATGTTCTTCTTCGTGGTGACGATGTTTTTCAACGGCGGTCTGATTCCGACCTACCTGCTGATGAAGGATTTGCAGCTGACCAATACGATCTGGGTGTTCATTTTGCCTTTTTCGGTGAATGTGTTTTACCTCATCATCGCCAGGACGTTCTTCGAAACGTCCTTGCCGAAGGAGCTGCACGAGGCGGCCGTGATGGATGGCTGCTCGCATTTCACGTTTTTTTTCAAAGTGGCGCTGCCGCTCTCCAAAGCGATGGTGTCGGTCATCGCCCTCTATTATCTGGTGGGGCACTGGAATGATTTCTTCACGGCGCTGATCTATATTCGGGATACGAAGCTGCAGCCGCTGCAGATCATCCTGCGGGACATCCTGCTGTCCAATCAGGTATTTGCGAACGGGGCAGGCACCGGCGGCGATGCGGGCGGATATGCGCAGCGGTATGCGGATCAAATCAAGTACGGGGTCATTATCGTTTCGACGCTGCCGATTCTGGTCATTTATCCGTTCATGCAGAAATATTTCGAAAAGGGCGTCATGATCGGTTCGATCAAAGGGTAA
- a CDS encoding DUF1569 domain-containing protein → MKTMYNQAHVKELMNRIENLNPSLQPKWGKMNVAQMLAHCSAFQDIAMGNSFPPRGLLGILIGRFVKPMFYNAKPPARNMSTIPSIIIADDRDFEVEKENLKAKIVQLQKDGPAKITTHPHPFFGKLTAEQWGIGLHKHLDHHLKQFGV, encoded by the coding sequence ATGAAAACTATGTACAATCAAGCCCATGTTAAGGAACTCATGAACCGCATCGAAAATCTGAATCCGAGCTTACAACCGAAGTGGGGTAAAATGAACGTTGCCCAGATGTTAGCCCATTGTTCGGCTTTCCAGGATATTGCCATGGGGAATTCTTTCCCTCCTAGAGGCCTGCTGGGGATATTGATCGGCCGCTTTGTGAAACCGATGTTTTATAATGCGAAGCCCCCCGCTCGCAATATGTCCACGATCCCCAGCATAATCATTGCAGATGATCGCGATTTTGAAGTGGAAAAAGAAAATCTGAAGGCAAAAATCGTCCAGCTTCAGAAAGACGGGCCGGCGAAAATCACGACGCATCCGCATCCCTTTTTCGGCAAGCTGACCGCTGAACAATGGGGAATTGGATTACACAAGCACCTGGACCACCACTTAAAGCAGTTCGGCGTTTAG
- a CDS encoding ATP-binding protein, which produces MTTLRAKNHERFRFTKLLQHLAAFVVFLSMLLGIRWLWLEAYAPPADQPKASDGVLDLRGWDLLGSKPINLDGEWAFYPDTLANEQELKTSETSSFVHVPGDWNKGRVHEAKSSFGNGTYRLRILLDRPLAAPLSFWVQEIQSATTVDINGTTVASMGRTGETGQASYQPNRTSFVVNYVPDREARELDLVIRVANYEHPYMGGISKPIKLGSHQAIQDEYGVSVDLQQITFVVLMLHGLYACILYLFNPRERSLLDFFLLLVSAALSVVTSHDSLLMKWVPLNYEWELKVTFLSYSWLSYFIWKLSRSFTARKRNLWFNAFSGLLILYTIVVFAAPGPWVHGMVEYRVFAFFYLLPILLSVYVFTRMVLDSRDDAIFLLLSASGVMASVIWGAISNYWELPAVYYPVDVLAALIGFSAYWFKRYFRNIHQISKLNDKLKLADRMKDRFLANTSHELRTPLHGIMNIAISLAEREKETLSKQSSEDLNLLITVSRRMSHLLNDLLDVVRLQEKQIQLQPIQVSLVSVVHGVFDIVKFMTESTAVRLQMKIPDSLPAVKADEKRLVQILLNLIHNAIKYTEKGTITVSAAADSSKMTITVSDTGIGMDAETIKRIFLPYEQGNQGLNDAKGIGLGLSISKELVELHGGEMSVKSVEGNGTTFAFTLPLADTDTGTGSSSPQQVPVPAVGTAAYEELAASWDIAKGDSPIQVPAGSLAQNHPVSILAVDDDPVNLRILAGILSTEPYNLKFVASAAEALELLGSQPWDLLIADVMMPEMSGYELTRTVRERFNASELPVLLLTARSESADVYAGFQSGANDYVTKPVDPVELRYRIHSLITLKHSVDDRLRMEAAYMQAQIHPHFLFNTLNSIMALSDMDVDRMRSLGEAFSSYLQISFHYRNQDRLVPLQQELELIQAYLYVEKERYGERLNVVWDVEWDIRVLIPPLAIQPLVENAVRHGIISRAGGGTITIKIARQEDSIAVEVADNGLGMEPDRVAQLLQAPGQRKGGIGLYNTNRRLLQTFGSGLVIKSARNQGTTVSFKIPADAQPNEDFTDF; this is translated from the coding sequence GTGACAACCCTACGCGCAAAGAACCATGAACGCTTTCGTTTTACCAAATTGCTCCAGCACCTTGCGGCATTCGTTGTTTTTCTGAGCATGCTCCTCGGAATCCGCTGGCTTTGGCTTGAAGCCTACGCCCCTCCTGCAGATCAACCGAAAGCCTCTGATGGGGTGCTCGATCTGAGAGGCTGGGATCTCTTGGGCTCCAAGCCCATTAATTTGGACGGAGAATGGGCGTTCTACCCGGACACCTTGGCAAATGAACAGGAACTTAAGACGTCTGAGACGTCATCCTTCGTGCATGTACCTGGAGACTGGAATAAAGGCCGGGTGCATGAAGCGAAATCATCATTCGGAAACGGGACGTACCGGCTTCGCATCTTGCTGGATCGTCCGCTTGCGGCCCCCCTCTCGTTCTGGGTTCAGGAGATTCAATCCGCGACCACCGTGGACATTAACGGGACAACGGTAGCTTCCATGGGAAGGACGGGAGAGACTGGCCAAGCTTCCTATCAGCCGAACCGCACCTCTTTCGTTGTCAATTATGTTCCCGACCGGGAGGCTCGGGAGCTTGATCTGGTTATCCGGGTCGCAAACTATGAGCATCCTTACATGGGCGGAATATCAAAGCCGATCAAGCTGGGATCGCACCAGGCGATCCAGGATGAGTACGGCGTCTCCGTCGATCTCCAGCAAATTACGTTTGTCGTCCTGATGCTGCACGGATTGTACGCCTGCATTTTATACTTATTCAATCCGCGGGAACGGTCGCTGCTCGACTTTTTCCTGCTGCTTGTATCGGCAGCTTTGAGTGTCGTCACATCGCACGACAGCCTCTTGATGAAGTGGGTCCCTTTAAATTATGAATGGGAGCTTAAAGTAACCTTTCTCTCCTATTCGTGGCTCTCCTATTTCATATGGAAGCTGAGCCGCAGCTTTACCGCCCGAAAACGGAACTTGTGGTTTAACGCCTTCAGCGGGCTTCTGATCCTCTATACGATCGTGGTCTTTGCCGCTCCGGGGCCTTGGGTTCACGGGATGGTGGAATACCGGGTATTTGCCTTCTTTTACTTGTTGCCGATCCTGCTCTCGGTCTACGTATTTACGCGAATGGTCCTTGACAGCCGGGATGATGCGATATTCCTCCTGCTATCAGCCAGCGGCGTGATGGCGAGTGTCATATGGGGGGCGATCAGTAATTATTGGGAGCTGCCGGCCGTATATTATCCGGTGGACGTGCTCGCGGCCCTAATCGGTTTTTCAGCCTATTGGTTTAAGCGATACTTCCGCAACATTCATCAAATCAGCAAACTCAACGATAAACTGAAGCTCGCGGATCGAATGAAAGACCGCTTTCTGGCCAACACGTCTCACGAGCTGCGCACGCCGCTGCACGGAATCATGAATATCGCCATAAGTCTCGCCGAACGGGAAAAGGAAACCCTCAGCAAGCAGAGCAGCGAAGACTTGAACCTTCTGATTACGGTCAGCCGCCGCATGTCGCATTTATTAAATGACCTGCTGGATGTCGTGCGGCTTCAAGAGAAGCAGATTCAGCTGCAGCCGATCCAGGTATCGCTGGTATCCGTCGTTCATGGGGTATTCGATATTGTAAAGTTTATGACGGAAAGCACGGCCGTTCGACTCCAGATGAAGATCCCGGACTCCCTTCCAGCCGTCAAAGCGGATGAAAAGCGGCTGGTTCAAATTTTGCTCAATTTGATCCACAACGCCATCAAGTACACGGAGAAAGGAACCATTACCGTCTCTGCCGCTGCAGATAGCAGCAAAATGACCATCACGGTCTCGGATACGGGCATCGGGATGGACGCGGAAACGATAAAGCGCATTTTTCTTCCGTACGAGCAGGGCAATCAAGGGTTGAATGACGCGAAGGGGATCGGCCTTGGGCTCAGCATCAGCAAGGAGCTCGTTGAGCTTCACGGCGGCGAGATGTCTGTCAAATCGGTAGAAGGAAACGGAACGACGTTTGCTTTTACACTTCCGCTTGCGGACACAGACACGGGAACAGGGAGCTCGTCTCCGCAGCAGGTTCCCGTGCCTGCCGTAGGCACAGCTGCCTACGAAGAGCTCGCGGCCAGCTGGGACATCGCCAAAGGCGATTCTCCTATTCAGGTTCCGGCAGGATCCCTCGCCCAAAATCATCCCGTCAGCATCCTGGCCGTGGATGACGATCCTGTAAACCTGCGGATCCTTGCCGGCATTCTCTCGACGGAGCCGTACAACCTGAAATTCGTAGCCTCGGCTGCCGAAGCGCTTGAGCTTCTGGGCTCGCAGCCATGGGATCTGCTCATTGCGGATGTCATGATGCCGGAAATGTCGGGCTACGAGCTTACGCGCACCGTAAGGGAACGCTTTAACGCATCGGAGCTGCCCGTTCTGCTGCTGACGGCGCGGAGCGAGTCCGCCGATGTGTATGCCGGCTTCCAGTCCGGGGCAAATGATTATGTGACAAAACCGGTTGACCCGGTGGAATTACGATATCGCATCCACTCGCTGATTACGCTGAAGCATTCCGTGGATGACCGCCTGCGCATGGAAGCTGCCTATATGCAGGCGCAGATTCACCCGCACTTCTTGTTCAACACCTTGAATTCAATTATGGCGCTTAGCGATATGGATGTCGATCGCATGCGGAGCCTTGGCGAGGCTTTCAGCTCATATTTGCAGATCAGCTTCCACTACCGGAATCAGGATCGACTGGTGCCGCTCCAGCAGGAGCTTGAGCTTATCCAAGCCTATTTATACGTTGAGAAAGAGCGGTACGGAGAACGGCTGAACGTGGTCTGGGACGTGGAGTGGGATATTCGCGTCCTCATCCCGCCGCTGGCCATCCAGCCTCTGGTGGAGAATGCGGTCCGGCACGGTATTATATCAAGAGCCGGAGGCGGTACGATAACGATCAAAATTGCAAGGCAGGAAGATTCCATTGCCGTTGAAGTGGCGGATAACGGCCTCGGCATGGAGCCCGACCGCGTTGCTCAGCTGCTGCAAGCTCCCGGCCAAAGAAAAGGCGGGATCGGCCTCTATAATACGAATCGGCGGCTCCTGCAAACCTTCGGCAGCGGCCTCGTGATCAAGAGCGCCAGAAATCAAGGCACGACGGTTTCATTTAAGATCCCGGCGGATGCGCAGCCGAATGAAGATTTTACCGATTTTTAG
- a CDS encoding MMPL family transporter, with product MKAILKARWLIIVLWLAAAVSLFLTAPSMADLVREKGQLSVPDGYTSSRAAEMLKEASGGEGGETLHQVALVFHNPDGLSDADKESIKQGIQSLNDRKESLNIDSINEPFTQKELEDTLIAKDGKTIMTALQVSGGQEAVKALPEQVDQILQGVSAEHYLTSEGLINEDTIVSSEEGLKKTEYITVIFILLILFIVFRSFVAPFVPLLTVGLSYIVSQSVVSFLVDRFDFPISTFTQIFMVAVMFGIGTDYCILLISRFKEELTASDDTKSAIIETYRKAGGTVFYSGLAVFVGFIAIGLSKFILYKSAVAVAVGIAVMLLALITVVPFFMAVLGKKLFWPSRGKLEHSENKLWGAAGSFSLKRPWAALLVVAVIVAPFLATYSGKLSFNSLEEIGPSYESVKGFNIISDSFGPGQSMPSTIVIKNDDEMDTAEYMGLAEKISREVEKVEGVSSIRSLSRPTGEQIHDFLIPTQVKTLNEGLTETNDGLAQIQSGLSEAGKQLSENAPKLNEAAAGAKELTKGTAELKAGMNELAQGLKAIEQGIKSGSVGAGEIESGLTQAAQSAKELANAHAKLLEGYKQLDTGLAALNGGVNGIQEQLGSVAAALKGLEASFSGLENSHPEIIQDMNYQTIKGTVTQTAAGTAELAAGLGQLSEQMKGAAAGLSEANKGYAQAAAGQTALANGLQKLAAGIGELKSGLSQAADGQGRIVNQIPSITGGLDQLQGGQQQLADGFGDLTGQLGELTEGLNSSADGLKQITDGLSSAQDYLQQIQDLQDDELSGFFIPQEALENDEMQTVFDTYLSDNRKVMTLDVVLSTNPYSEEALGSVEQIEAAVARAVKDTKLENAEVAISGITSTNHDLQSISDEDYTRTVILMLSGIFIILVVLLRSIVMPIYLIISLVITYFTSVGVTEMIFVHGLGYSGITWATPFFSFVMLIALGVDYSIFLMARFNENKSWDVKDAILHAMRNMGTVILSAVVILGGTFAAMYPSGVLSMMQIATVVLVGLVLYALVFLPFFVPVMVRIFGRANWWPFTPKERSSESSQPGQHVGM from the coding sequence TTGAAAGCCATACTCAAAGCAAGATGGCTCATTATAGTCCTATGGCTTGCCGCTGCCGTCTCATTATTCTTGACGGCACCGTCGATGGCAGATCTCGTGCGGGAGAAGGGGCAGCTGTCCGTTCCTGACGGCTACACCTCGTCCCGAGCTGCCGAAATGCTTAAAGAAGCCTCGGGAGGCGAGGGCGGGGAAACCCTACATCAGGTCGCCCTCGTCTTTCACAATCCCGATGGACTGAGCGACGCCGACAAGGAGAGCATTAAGCAAGGCATTCAGAGCCTGAATGACAGGAAGGAAAGCCTGAATATCGACTCCATCAATGAGCCGTTCACCCAGAAGGAGCTCGAGGATACGCTGATTGCCAAAGACGGCAAAACGATCATGACCGCCTTGCAGGTCAGCGGGGGCCAAGAGGCCGTCAAGGCGCTGCCCGAACAGGTCGATCAGATCCTTCAAGGCGTAAGCGCCGAGCATTATCTGACGAGTGAAGGACTCATTAATGAAGATACGATCGTCAGCTCGGAGGAAGGGCTCAAGAAAACGGAATATATTACGGTCATCTTCATTCTCCTTATTCTCTTCATCGTATTCCGTTCGTTTGTCGCCCCTTTCGTTCCGCTGCTCACCGTCGGTCTCAGCTACATTGTGTCCCAGTCGGTGGTCTCCTTCCTCGTTGACCGGTTCGACTTCCCGATCTCGACCTTCACCCAAATCTTCATGGTTGCCGTCATGTTCGGCATCGGGACCGACTACTGTATCCTGCTGATCAGCCGCTTCAAGGAGGAGCTGACGGCCTCGGACGATACGAAGTCGGCCATTATCGAAACGTACCGGAAAGCGGGCGGAACCGTATTTTATTCCGGATTGGCCGTATTCGTCGGCTTTATCGCGATCGGCCTGTCGAAATTCATCCTGTATAAATCAGCGGTTGCTGTTGCCGTCGGCATTGCCGTCATGCTGCTTGCCCTGATTACCGTCGTCCCGTTCTTTATGGCGGTGCTCGGCAAGAAGCTGTTCTGGCCATCCCGCGGGAAGCTGGAGCACAGCGAGAACAAGCTGTGGGGTGCGGCCGGCTCCTTCTCGCTGAAAAGACCTTGGGCCGCGCTGCTTGTCGTGGCAGTTATCGTGGCTCCGTTTCTCGCGACATACAGCGGCAAGCTCTCCTTCAACAGCCTTGAGGAGATCGGCCCGAGCTATGAGTCCGTCAAGGGCTTCAACATTATTTCCGACAGCTTCGGTCCCGGACAGTCGATGCCTTCCACCATCGTCATTAAGAATGATGACGAGATGGATACGGCGGAATATATGGGGCTTGCGGAGAAGATCAGCCGGGAAGTGGAAAAGGTCGAAGGCGTATCCAGCATTCGCAGCCTCTCCCGCCCGACAGGCGAACAAATTCATGACTTCCTTATTCCGACTCAAGTGAAAACGCTGAATGAGGGTCTTACGGAAACGAATGACGGGCTGGCACAAATTCAAAGCGGCTTATCCGAAGCAGGCAAGCAGCTGAGCGAAAATGCGCCCAAGCTGAATGAAGCCGCCGCCGGCGCGAAGGAATTAACGAAAGGAACGGCCGAGCTCAAGGCCGGCATGAATGAGCTTGCGCAAGGCCTCAAAGCCATTGAGCAAGGGATCAAAAGCGGATCCGTCGGAGCCGGCGAAATCGAGTCCGGGCTTACGCAAGCGGCGCAAAGCGCGAAGGAGCTTGCGAACGCGCATGCCAAGCTGCTTGAAGGCTATAAGCAGCTGGATACCGGACTTGCGGCGCTTAACGGCGGCGTAAACGGAATTCAGGAGCAGCTTGGAAGCGTAGCGGCTGCGCTGAAGGGGCTTGAAGCTTCCTTCTCGGGTCTTGAGAATAGTCATCCTGAAATCATTCAGGACATGAATTATCAGACGATTAAGGGAACCGTGACCCAAACCGCCGCCGGCACTGCCGAGCTGGCTGCAGGGCTCGGACAGCTTTCCGAGCAGATGAAGGGCGCGGCCGCCGGCCTGTCGGAAGCCAACAAAGGCTACGCCCAAGCTGCCGCCGGACAGACCGCGCTTGCAAACGGGCTGCAAAAGCTCGCGGCAGGCATCGGCGAGCTCAAGTCAGGACTATCCCAGGCCGCGGACGGCCAAGGACGCATCGTAAACCAGATCCCATCCATTACAGGGGGACTGGACCAGCTGCAGGGAGGCCAACAACAGCTGGCTGACGGGTTCGGTGATCTTACCGGACAGCTTGGCGAGCTGACGGAAGGCCTAAACTCCAGCGCGGACGGGTTAAAGCAGATTACCGACGGATTAAGCTCGGCCCAAGACTATCTGCAGCAGATCCAGGATCTCCAGGACGACGAGCTCAGCGGCTTCTTCATTCCGCAGGAAGCGCTGGAGAACGACGAGATGCAGACGGTGTTCGATACGTACCTATCCGATAACCGCAAGGTCATGACCCTTGATGTCGTGCTGTCGACCAACCCGTACAGCGAGGAAGCGCTGGGAAGCGTCGAGCAGATTGAGGCGGCCGTTGCCCGTGCGGTGAAGGATACGAAGCTGGAAAACGCCGAGGTCGCCATCAGCGGCATTACGAGCACGAACCATGACCTGCAGAGCATCTCGGACGAGGACTATACCCGTACGGTTATTCTGATGCTCAGCGGAATCTTTATTATTCTGGTCGTGCTTCTGCGTTCCATCGTGATGCCGATTTATCTCATAATCTCCCTTGTTATTACGTACTTTACCTCGGTTGGGGTGACCGAGATGATCTTCGTGCACGGCCTGGGTTATTCCGGCATTACCTGGGCGACGCCATTCTTCAGCTTTGTTATGCTGATCGCACTGGGCGTCGATTACAGCATCTTCCTGATGGCCCGCTTTAACGAGAACAAGAGCTGGGATGTTAAGGATGCCATCCTTCACGCCATGCGGAATATGGGGACGGTCATCTTGTCCGCAGTCGTCATTCTCGGCGGAACGTTCGCCGCGATGTATCCGTCGGGCGTCCTGTCCATGATGCAGATCGCCACCGTCGTGCTGGTCGGACTCGTGCTGTACGCCCTCGTATTTCTCCCGTTCTTCGTGCCGGTCATGGTACGCATCTTCGGCCGGGCCAACTGGTGGCCTTTCACGCCGAAAGAACGGAGCTCGGAGAGCAGCCAGCCTGGTCAACACGTAGGCATGTAA
- a CDS encoding MarR family winged helix-turn-helix transcriptional regulator: MNDKAKQWIDRYLDVYQLVTRRISAEMREHLGEDLTNDQFQVVRLINSMPQCTSSQLADTLAVGKSSITAIVNRLVDAGILYRTRDEADRRQVYLALTDYGTSIFESAQEQVRNIISPYLKHFEEKDIEMFISMFEKLGQLMQESGGRKN, translated from the coding sequence TTGAATGACAAGGCGAAGCAGTGGATCGACCGGTATCTGGATGTATACCAGTTGGTTACCCGGCGCATTAGTGCCGAAATGCGGGAACATCTTGGCGAGGATCTGACGAACGACCAATTCCAGGTCGTGCGCCTGATCAACAGCATGCCCCAGTGCACCTCTTCGCAGCTGGCCGACACGCTGGCCGTAGGCAAAAGCTCGATCACTGCCATCGTCAACCGACTCGTTGACGCCGGGATCCTGTACCGGACCCGCGACGAAGCGGATCGGCGGCAGGTCTATCTGGCGCTAACCGATTACGGCACATCCATTTTCGAATCAGCCCAGGAGCAAGTACGGAATATCATTTCCCCGTACCTGAAGCATTTCGAAGAAAAAGATATCGAAATGTTCATATCGATGTTCGAGAAGCTGGGTCAATTGATGCAGGAATCAGGAGGGAGAAAAAATTGA
- a CDS encoding HXXEE domain-containing protein, protein MTESLGWNWSMEMLLWLLPIVFFLHDGEEIATMERWVRSNKDNPSLSSISSVRIRWDKNLTFSFTFAVLVLGLVLSSVTWHAAVRYEAAGSTPFLYAGFVAVFLLDGIKHVGATMLTRKYTPGVITAALLEIPFGAYALYNLFHLKMIDLPALALGLAIAVPVTLFLVWSGLTLGMRLAPVRNMPFE, encoded by the coding sequence TTGACGGAATCTTTAGGTTGGAATTGGAGCATGGAAATGCTGTTATGGCTGCTGCCGATCGTGTTCTTCTTACACGATGGCGAGGAAATCGCAACCATGGAGCGCTGGGTTAGGAGCAACAAAGACAACCCATCGCTTTCCAGCATTTCGTCCGTTCGGATAAGGTGGGATAAAAATCTGACGTTCTCTTTTACGTTTGCCGTACTGGTGCTCGGCCTCGTGCTATCCTCCGTTACCTGGCATGCCGCTGTTCGTTATGAAGCGGCCGGCAGCACGCCGTTTCTGTACGCCGGATTCGTTGCGGTGTTCCTCCTGGACGGAATAAAGCATGTGGGGGCTACCATGCTGACGCGGAAATACACGCCTGGCGTGATTACGGCTGCTCTTCTTGAAATTCCTTTTGGCGCTTATGCTCTGTACAATCTATTCCATCTGAAAATGATCGATCTCCCAGCCCTTGCACTTGGCTTGGCCATCGCTGTGCCGGTTACGCTGTTTCTTGTATGGTCGGGCTTGACCCTCGGCATGCGGCTCGCTCCGGTCCGTAACATGCCTTTCGAATAA
- a CDS encoding TetR/AcrR family transcriptional regulator, producing the protein MPTSKANAKKERILQSALNLFSRQGYHATTTKEIAAESGVAEGLIFYHFGDKRKLLLDIVRNFSFIPQVQADANALAELSTEEALVRYGMKYLEFLKLNQEYIMLIWSPEFVNDAEVSAEVARLIGGFGTAGRSVLKRPGASGPPQEFTVQVAMMMITSSILVYFMLHSRFGEGFMPLGGEAYVRELVRLLMHEWS; encoded by the coding sequence ATGCCAACCAGCAAAGCGAATGCAAAAAAAGAACGGATTCTTCAATCAGCTCTAAATCTGTTCTCCAGACAGGGATACCATGCCACAACGACTAAGGAAATCGCTGCCGAGAGCGGGGTAGCTGAAGGCTTGATCTTTTATCATTTCGGCGATAAGCGGAAGCTGCTGCTTGATATCGTTCGCAACTTTTCCTTTATTCCGCAAGTACAAGCAGATGCGAATGCGCTGGCTGAGCTGTCGACGGAAGAGGCCTTGGTCCGCTATGGCATGAAGTATCTCGAGTTTCTGAAATTGAATCAGGAATATATCATGCTCATCTGGTCCCCGGAGTTCGTTAACGATGCCGAGGTATCGGCTGAAGTTGCCAGGCTGATTGGCGGGTTCGGTACGGCGGGCAGGAGCGTGTTGAAACGGCCGGGAGCATCCGGGCCTCCTCAGGAATTTACCGTCCAAGTTGCGATGATGATGATCACCTCTTCCATTCTCGTATACTTCATGCTCCATTCCCGTTTCGGCGAGGGTTTCATGCCGCTTGGAGGCGAGGCGTATGTCCGGGAGCTCGTCCGTTTGCTGATGCACGAATGGAGTTAG
- a CDS encoding LysR family transcriptional regulator: MELLQLKYFVTVARLEHMTKAAQELRIAQPALSKTISRLEEDLGTPLFERQGRQIRLNAYGKAFLARARTALQLLEEGRREVADLAGLERGRIHLALSNMEQLREPLRLFLEKHPEINFHIVQSSMEDMEQTIELSEVDFFLTSMPIKHPDIDHLPLLDEEVFLAVPPAHRLASRASVHLSEAAQEPFVGYKEGHPYQKMNNEFCSRAGFIPNVVCEVEDPGTIAELVRSGFGVALIGECKSGEELKLVKLRIEQPETRRTFRIAWLRSRYLSQAALSFRDFLEKYYRLQELK; this comes from the coding sequence ATGGAGCTGCTGCAGCTGAAGTATTTTGTCACGGTCGCCAGGCTTGAGCATATGACCAAGGCCGCCCAGGAGCTTCGCATTGCTCAGCCCGCCCTGAGCAAGACGATTTCCCGGTTGGAGGAGGATCTCGGCACCCCTTTGTTCGAACGGCAGGGACGGCAGATCCGGTTGAATGCCTACGGCAAAGCGTTTTTGGCGAGAGCCAGGACGGCGCTTCAATTGCTGGAGGAAGGTCGAAGGGAGGTTGCCGATCTGGCGGGACTGGAGCGCGGCCGCATTCATTTGGCTTTATCGAACATGGAGCAGCTTCGCGAGCCGCTGCGCCTATTTCTGGAAAAGCATCCCGAGATCAATTTCCACATCGTTCAGTCTTCTATGGAGGATATGGAGCAGACGATTGAGTTAAGCGAGGTCGATTTCTTCCTCACCTCCATGCCGATCAAGCATCCGGATATCGACCACCTTCCCCTGCTCGACGAAGAAGTATTTCTGGCGGTCCCTCCGGCCCACCGGCTGGCTTCGAGAGCCTCCGTCCATTTAAGCGAGGCCGCGCAGGAGCCTTTTGTCGGCTATAAGGAAGGACATCCCTATCAAAAAATGAACAACGAGTTTTGCAGCCGGGCCGGATTCATCCCGAACGTCGTCTGCGAGGTCGAGGATCCCGGCACGATCGCCGAACTCGTCCGCAGCGGATTCGGCGTGGCGCTCATCGGCGAATGCAAGAGCGGCGAGGAATTGAAGCTCGTCAAGCTGCGCATCGAGCAGCCCGAAACCCGCCGCACCTTCCGCATCGCCTGGCTGCGGTCCCGATATTTATCCCAAGCCGCATTATCTTTTCGCGATTTTTTGGAGAAGTATTATCGGCTGCAGGAATTGAAATGA